One window from the genome of Acinetobacter sp. LoGeW2-3 encodes:
- a CDS encoding bestrophin family protein, with the protein MIVRDQPSIFKVLFSWRGTILPKVLPPLGVVMLISAIIGGLSYVNYVHLPELPLVGFTLIGVVLSIFLGFKNSAAYERWWEARKLWGILIANARHFDRDCRILTQARRERVIQHVIVFANVLRDRLRHQTANPTELVQTSGMSPQALQQLYQQANAPQYTLSLIQWELMQALKEGEISDIIYAQMNQHVAELSIVQTGCDRIATTPLPFAYSVLLNRTVYFFCFMLPFSLGSTLGMVTPLLVGILAYTFLGLDALSSEIEEPFGTQSNDLPLDSMVRTIEIELLGTLGKPTPPPIQAQDHNLL; encoded by the coding sequence ATGATCGTACGTGACCAACCCAGTATCTTTAAAGTGTTATTTTCATGGCGGGGAACGATTTTACCGAAGGTGCTGCCACCTTTAGGCGTGGTCATGCTCATCTCTGCCATTATTGGTGGGCTATCGTATGTCAATTATGTACATTTACCAGAATTACCTTTGGTCGGCTTTACCCTGATCGGGGTAGTGCTATCGATTTTCCTCGGTTTTAAGAACTCTGCAGCCTATGAACGCTGGTGGGAAGCTCGCAAGCTCTGGGGTATTCTGATTGCCAATGCGCGTCATTTTGACCGTGACTGTCGTATCTTGACTCAGGCACGTCGTGAGCGGGTCATCCAGCATGTGATTGTCTTTGCCAATGTGTTACGCGATCGCCTGCGTCATCAGACTGCCAACCCAACCGAACTGGTACAGACCAGCGGGATGAGCCCTCAGGCATTGCAACAACTCTATCAACAGGCCAATGCACCACAGTACACCTTGAGTTTGATTCAATGGGAATTGATGCAAGCGCTGAAAGAAGGTGAAATCTCGGACATTATCTATGCGCAGATGAACCAGCATGTAGCTGAGCTGAGTATTGTTCAGACCGGCTGTGACCGGATTGCCACCACTCCACTGCCTTTTGCCTATTCAGTATTGCTGAACCGTACGGTGTATTTCTTCTGTTTTATGCTGCCATTCAGCCTGGGCTCAACTCTTGGAATGGTTACGCCTCTATTGGTCGGAATTTTGGCCTATACTTTCTTGGGTTTAGATGCCCTTAGTTCTGAAATTGAAGAACCTTTTGGTACACAAAGCAATGACTTACCACTTGATTCAATGGTCCGTACCATTGAAATTGAACTCTTGGGTACTTTAGGCAAGCCAACGCCACCACCTATTCAGGCTCAAGATCATAATCTATTATAA